The Pseudophryne corroboree isolate aPseCor3 chromosome 2, aPseCor3.hap2, whole genome shotgun sequence genome has a segment encoding these proteins:
- the LIG4 gene encoding DNA ligase 4 gives MSAVASLKSVGKKTVASEVPFVDLCNTLERIQKCKKRPEKINIFKQFVDSWRKFHDALYKDQPKTTDSFYPAMRLILPQLERERMAYGIKETMLAKLYIKVLGLPKEGKDALQLLNYRTPTGSNTDAGDFAAIAYFVLKSRCQRDGSLSIQDVNDHLDSIANNNAGRKKELVEKSLIYLIANTNALEQKWLIRMIIKDMKLGFSQQTVFSIFHRDAVELHNVTTDLEKVCIQLHDPNVCLSDVSISMFSAFKPMLAAIANIQHIEKQMNHQSFYIETKLDGERMQMHKDGDVYKYFSRNGFDYTQQFGASPLEGSLTPFIHNVFRTDVQNCILDGEMMAYNPNTQTFMQKGSKFDIKRMVDDSDLQTCYFVFDILLFNDQKLAHETLAKRYNILRDLFIPIPGRIHIVHRTEASTKKSVVDALNEAIDNRDEGIMVKDPMSIYKPDKRGEGWLKLKPEYVNGLMDELDLLIIGGYWGKGLRGSMMSHFLCAVAETPAPGEKPSVFHSFCRVGSGYTMKELYDLGIKLAPHWIPYRKRDPPHNILCATEKPEVFIQPCNSVIVQIKAAEIVSSDMYKTSCTLRFPRIEKIREDKEWSDCMTLDDLENLREKASGKLASKHFDINEEPQEKKRKTAPKIRKVIGVASHLKAPDLTNISKQSDVFKDVEFCVMSGTDEHSKADLESKIASCGGVVVQNPGRDTYCVIVGAQNVRVKNIISSNDYDVVRAAWLLECINMKTFVPWQPHHMIHMCPSTKERFAYEYDCYGDSYVTDTNENELKDLFTRMPNLDEKIPLDMIADLGQRYSWENNSHSIFRQCIVYVDVFTTISDPSTTIETSSLSIRALELRFHGAKVVSRLEEGVSHVVVGDDLSRLAEIKILRRTFERKFKIVTVLWVLESLKNEELLMEQNYLK, from the coding sequence ATGTCTGCTGTAGCTTCCTTAAAGTCTGTGGGCAAGAAAACGGTAGCATCAGAAGTCCCGTTTGTAGATCTATGCAACACTTTAGAAAGGATTCAAAAATGCAAGAAACGGccagaaaaaataaatatatttaagcaGTTTGTTGATTCATGGAGAAAATTTCACGATGCCCTATATAAGGATCAACCTAAAACTACAGACTCTTTCTATCCAGCCATGCGACTTATCCTTCCGCAATTAGAAAGAGAGCGGATGGCATATGGAATTAAAGAGACTATGCTTGCTAAACTGTATATAAAAGTTCTTGGTTTGCCTAAAGAAGGCAAAGATGCCTTACAACTTTTAAATTATAGAACCCCTACTGGCTCAAATACTGATGCTGGAGATTTTGCTGCTATTGCATACTTTGTTCTCAAATCAAGATGCCAAAGAGATGGAAGCCTGTCCATACAAGATGTCAATGACCATTTAGATTCCATTGCAAATAACAACGCAGGTAGAAAGAAAGAGCTTGTAGAGAAAAGCCTCATTTATTTGATAGCTAACACCAATGCTCTGGAACAAAAATGGCTAATTAGAATGATCATAAAGGACATGAAACTTGGCTTTAGCCAGCAAACTGTTTTTTCCATCTTTCACCGTGATGCTGTGGAGCTACACAATGTCACCACAGATCTAGAGAAAGTGTGCATACAGCTGCATGATCCCAATGTGTGTCTCAGTGATGTCTCCATTTCCATGTTTTCTGCTTTCAAACCAATGCTTGCAGCAATTGCTAACATTCAGCATATAGAAAAGCAAATGAACCACCAGAGcttttacattgaaacaaaacttgATGGCGAGAGAATGCAGATGCACAAAGATGGGGATGTGTATAAATATTTCTCCCGGAATGGGTTTGACTACACCCAGCAGTTTGGAGCCTCTCCCCTTGAAGGTTCCCTAACTCCTTTTATACATAATGTGTTTCGCACTGATGTGCAAAACTGCATTCTAGATGGTGAAATGATGGCTTACAATCCAAATACTCAAACCTTCATGCAGAAAGGTAGCAAATTTGACATAAAGAGAATGGTTGATGATTCTGACCTTCAGACATGTTACTTTGTGTTTGACATTTTGTTGTTTAATGATCAGAAGTTGGCTCATGAAACTCTTGCAAAAAGGTACAATATCCTTCGTGATCTATTTATCCCAATACCAGGAAGAATTCACATTGTTCACAGAACAGAAGCTAGTACCAAAAAAAGTGTTGTGGATGCACTGAATGAAGCAATCGATAACCGGGATGAAGGAATTATGGTTAAAGACCCTATGTCCATTTATAAGCCAGATAAACGTGGAGAAGGGTGGCTAAAGCTTAAACCTGAATACGTTAATGGCCTAATGGATGAATTGGATCTTCTAATTATTGGAGGATATTGGGGCAAAGGTCTCCGTGGTAGCATGATGTCTCATTTTTTATGTGCAGTGGCAGAGACACCAGCACCTGGAGAGAAGCCATCTGTCTTTCATTCATTCTGTCGTGTTGGCTCTGGTTACACTATGAAAGAGTTGTATGACCTTGGTATAAAGTTGGCTCCACACTGGATACCTTACCGAAAAAGAGATCCACCTCACAATATTTTGTGTGCAACCGAAAAACCTGAAGTTTTTATACAACCTTGTAATTCGGTTATTGTTCAAATAAAGGCTGCTGAGATTGTTTCTAGTGATATGTACAAAACCTCTTGTACTCTCCGATTCCCCCGAATTGAGAAGATAAGAGAAGACAAGGAATGGTCTGACTGCATGACGCTTGATGATTTGGAAAATTTACGAGAAAAAGCATCTGGGAAATTGGCTTCAAAGCACTTTGATATTAATGAAGAACCACAAGAAAAAAAACGCAAAACTGCCCCTAAGATTAGGAAAGTAATAGGAGTGGCTTCACATCTGAAAGCACCTGATCTTACCAACATCTCAAAACAGTCAGATGTGTTTAAAGATGTTGAGTTTTGTGTGATGAGCGGAACAGATGAACACTCAAAGGCTGATCTAGAGAGCAAGATCGCTTCATGTGGTGGCGTAGTAGTGCAAAATCCTGGGCGAGACACCTATTGTGTTATTGTAGGAGCCCAAAATGTCAGAGTTAAAAACATTATCTCATCAAATGATTATGATGTTGTTAGAGCAGCTTGGCTACTTGAGTGCATTAACATGAAAACCTTTGTACCTTGGCAACCTCACCATATGATTCATATGTGTCCGTCCACCAAAGAACGTTTTGCCTACGAATATGACTGTTATGGTGACAGTTATGTCACTGATACTAATGAGAATGAGCTGAAGGACCTGTTTACCAGAATGCCAAACTTGGATGAAAAAATCCCTTTGGATATGATTGCTGACCTAGGACAACGCTATTCATGGGAAAATAATTCTCACAGTATATTCCGTCAGTGTATTGTATATGTAGATGTTTTCACTACCATCAGTGACCCGAGCACTACAATTGAAACATCCAGTTTGAGTATAAGAGCACTGGAGCTGCGTTTTCATGGAGCAAAAGTAGTGAGCCGTTTAGAAGAAGGGGTATCTCATGTAGTTGTAGGTGATGACTTGTCTCGTTTAGCGGAAATTAAAATTCTAAGGCGAACCTTTGAAAGAAAATTTAAAATTGTTACAGTTTTATGGGTACTGGAGTcattgaagaatgaagaacttttaATGGAACAAAACTATTTAAAGTAA